ggttaaggaagcggccccgtaatcagaaggttcgaatcccgatccactgaggtggcactgagcaaagcaccgtccccacacactgctccccaggcgcctgtcatggctgcccactgctcaccaagggtgatgggttaaatgcagaggacacatttcattgtgtgcaccgtgtgctgtgctgctgtgtatcacatgtgacaatcacttcacttcacttcagtgtgAGCGATCCTTCTTAGTAGCGTGCACAGCAGAACCCTGCCTCGTACAGAACTGTATCTGTTGTGTGCCGCCTTCCATCGATCTGGTCCATCACGAGGATTCAGCGTGGTGATGTGCGCAGGAAGGAGGGAGCGGCGGTAGATGGTGCAGGGAACGCCAGGCGTAAAGTGATTCAATAAGGTGGGGAAAACATTTCTCCCATTTCCTCTGTTTGCCGCAGACCCCCAGCCAGCATGGATTATTTCAACATGCAGAGatgctgttttttgttttttatatataatattttatgaagGGGTGTATGAAGGACAGCTGGAGATGTAAAATCCAAAACCGACGGCTGGGATAACACATGTGatgtcatacatttacatttgtggcatttggcagacgtccttatccagaatgTCATGTCGTCTTGACTTTGAATTTATTGTGAAAAAATCGGAaatctgttctgttttattgtgctcTGCTGCTAGGCTCCTTGGGGAGCAGACGTGCTCAGGGCCGCTGCTTTAGCAATCTAGCGTTTGCTCTCAGTCAGCTGGAAAACCTGGAGGAGGCTGGAGAAAACTACCTGCATTCACTGCAAGCCTTTAAAGACacaggtaggtgtgtgtgtgtgtgtgtgtatgttgttccTAATATGATTTTTAAGTTCAGTTTGGTAACACCTGGGATTTCTAGTGAAGGTCACTCCATTACAGACTGTGTCTATAGCGGAAAGCAACAGCCATCAATCCAAACCTTGAATCTTTCCTTCGTCCTCTTTTTTCCATCTTTGCCTTTTTTCTTCATAGCAATAATGTGTCTGAAACTTATTCCAGTAACTATCTCTTACAGGAAAACATTctcacgctgcagaggctctgttaccagcaacctcatctaccccaccctggggcagtggtggcctagtggttaaggaagcggccccgtaatcagaaggttgccggttcgaatcccgatccgccatggtgccactgagcaaaacacctgtcatggctgcccactgctcactcagggtgatgggttaaatgcagaggacaaatttcactgtgtgcactttgtgctgtgctgctgtgcaaacaagtgtggtaggtgggctctggaactgccaatctgctgttaaaacagctgactttatctctggcctcactactctccactccctagACTTCCTGGCACTAACAGAGACGTGGATATCCCCTCAGAACACACTTGCTGCCCTCTCCTCTCACTACACGTTCTCCCACGTtctcctagaaaaactgggaggGCCTTTTAATATCGcgtactggccttttaatatcgCGAAATGGGTCCTTCACACCTCTCCAACATCTTAACATCTCTTCatttgaattccatgcagtctcagtttcttctcaatgagaacatccttctcattgtcaAATATCACCCTCCAGGGTCACTTGGGacctttattgatgaattggacactctgctcagcattttctccttaaCTCTCCTAACTCTCCTCGGTAACTTGAACCGTCCACTagccaaactccaatcatcctgccttcttccccttctccactctttttcatTGACCAatagcaacatctctcccataCACAAAttagggaatgtcctggacctggtcttcagtcgtccttctccaacttccgacctttcttccactccacttcacatctctgaccacctcCACAACTAATATCACTGATCTTCAACCTACCCAAATTCtcccaccccactgctacgttacTTCAACAGATTCaatatactgatgctggcctacaaagccaaacatggtgtagtacctcacagcccttattacacctcgcactgcacctcgtttactccgagcctccagtgctgctcgcctggtccctccatctctgaaggtaaaaggaagacgttcatctagactcttctctgtcttggcccctcggtggtggaatgaacttcccctcgaggtcagaacagctcagtcactgagtattttcaaatggcagctcaagaccttcctctttagagaatatttagattaacttgtaaccttcttattatctgatttatgtatagaaactgcaataaataaaaaaattgtattcatagttgggggtcctagtgaaccagaactgatcagtTCATCagttgtaacatggaagcatgttggaagtcgctctggataagggtgtctgccaaatgccctaaatgtaaatataatgtaaaaatgtccaCTATATCCTTGTCTTTACACCGTGTCTgtggcttctctttctttagAAGACTTTATGGGCCAGTGGCAAGCATGCGAGGGTTTGGGAACAATACGAATGCAGCTGCGGGACCCAGAGAAAGCCATAGTTTACTACAAACAGGCTCTCAGCGTACTGTCCAAGTGTAAGGTGAGAATATTACTAATTGACATTACATTcatccttaaagaaaaaatatatttctgtgtaAGACTATCTGTTTGAACTGCAGGATTCACAAAGCTCAGCCCAAGAGCAGCTAGTGAATAAACTGAGTGAAGCCCTGCAGCACAGGCTTTCCCTCAATCAGGTATCATCGTTTTTAAGATGACTCATGGAGAGCTTAGAGAGTCAAATCGACTTGTATTATTGTTGACATGGATGTATTTAATACATCATTATTAAACGTGAAAGAAAATTATGGGCATAGGTTCCAGCTCATGGATCTTGAGGCATTAGTAAATGACAGAATTCACTCACTTCACAGAGAGGTCCTGTTTCAAGGAGATCCAATCGGAACATCAGAGTCCACAGACAAACACTACGGTACTTTCAGCATATTTTTCGTCATAggtttactctgattactgaaCTGTATGCAGTGGTGGTTAATGTCTTCACATTTCACGGCAGAATTACAGACAGAGCCGAGCTCCTTCAAGCTCACCAAGTCAGGAAAGAGCATGTGAAAGGAGAGATGGTAGATAATGATTCCCAGGGTGAGTATTctgcagtgaaaaaaaacaagtatgaATCaggttaaaatatgaaaaaaaggcTGAATCATGTTAATGGTTCAGAAGACTTGATGAGTGATGACACGCTCTGTCAGCAGGAGGAGAGGGATCAAGCTCAGGGGCAGATGGTGAACAGAAACGTCAAAGTGAAATGATGACTCCACATTCACATCCCAGAGgacaacacacagacaggcaaggaggatttgtgtgtctctctcactctcacacaccgaTTTTTGTTTTCTCGCTATAATAAGGATCTGACTTTTCTGTTAAATATTGGCAGAACAGACCATTAAGATCAAATATGAGTAATCTGCTAATTAAAACTGAAAATTGACATTAAACCCTCTTTTTGAATTCCAACTGACTACTAAATGCATGGTACAGGTCTCTGTCCAGCATTACAGGCTGGTCAATATTCACAATAACTTCAAACGATTATCAGAGTTCATATTTTTAACCAGCTTCATGATCTTTCCATCTGTGCTGTGTTGAACTGGTAAGCTTTACAAGGACCCATATGCCACATGAATGTAACCACCTTCcacaaatgtttatttattagctttttttgcatattattaACAAAGGCACCTCTTAGTAGAATTTGATTGGTTGCGTTTTTGTATGTAAATAGCGTGTGTGCATGGTAAAGCTCTATGAGCACAAAGAAACATGGCATGCTGTCTAAAAAGCAACACACAATTTGGTGTTTCCTTTCTTTGTTTAGTCTTCACACTGAACATGTGAGAATTATTCTAATGTGTGAGCATTCAGGGAATCTGCACTGAATATAATAGAGTACAAATTGAACCCGACTCAACAGATCAAATATTAATGAACAAGGTAATGACCTTGGCCTGTCAGACTGCGTTCTCACACCGCTGCAGTGCTGCACTGTGTGCAGGATTCCCCCTCCCTCTGGACTCTCTGGTAAGCCAGACACTGAAAACATTTGTATGAGCTCTGAAAGCTGAGGATATCAATTATATCAAACATAAACAGCATGGTTTCATTCATATTTGCAAATGCGAGGCTGCCACAAAGACTACATGCTAATAAACAGAGAATGAACTGCAAACTCTTTTTGTTACAGGGAGTTGCATGAAATCAGTGAACAGCCTGACGAACATGACCCTTCACCTACTGAAAACTGTCACCAAGGTAAGCTGCACAAGTGGTTTTCGTTTGGTTCAGATTGACATTTTTACTTTGGTGTATCTActggaatgattaaaataagAGTAGCTGAGCTCAGCATTCAGAATTATGCGGCTCACATACAGTTACCATTTTTAGAGCACTGTTTAACATTTGCTGATGGGAGTTATTTCACATAATATGTAACCACAAAATGGATTAGTACTTATTAGTACATTATGATGATGGAATAaggtttaatgttttaattcccTAACATAATTTTTATTTCCCCGTCATTTAGGTGAAACTGTCAAAGAAAGGACAACTGAAGTAAACGGGTGAGGGGAGTTCTCTGGCGCAAATATAGGAATTTGGCTGTTATGATCGATTCGATTATTTATCTGTTTCTTATGTTCTAGTGAGCCTGCCCAGCCTGGGATGTCTAATGTGACTAACCACAGCAGGCACGAGGGAGCTGCTCCCGTGCTGATGAAGCTGAGGTCGAGGTTGTGCACGGTTATGTAACTCTGTCCGTCGCTACATTAAAACACTTGAATGGAACTTGGAGACTACTGTGAACATGATGTAACTTGCTGGTTAATTCTGAAGacctctgtgttctctgtgcaTATACGGGTATATGCAGCCGAACCTCTGTATTATGTAATTGATCAGTATAGAATGTTCCTGTATTACTGgtttgctttaatttaaatgaaaattgtgCTGTATATGTTCTGCATTTACATCTGAATCCATTTTAAGTGTCTTGAAAGGGATCCTTAtgtctgttttatttcagaattgtaatacttatttatttaaatttttttggcccagtattttaatgtaatgtatttattcaagtGTTATCTCGACAGATCTTatgcttttgtatttttaaactaATGGTTATGCTTCTTTTTTCCCGAGGCAGACCTTTAGCAGTTTCATAATTATGCTAATCGAAATGTAACCCCCCCTGAGCTAGGTCAGCGTTTTAATTACACTTTGCCATGCTCAGTTCTGAATAAACCAGAAGAACCCATGAGCATCTGTTCACTGGTGTACAGTATGGGTACATAtgtgcacgtttttttttattcgtaaACCAGAACGTTTATTTTTACTTGAATGTGACGATGCTGACGATGAAGATGTTACAATAAACAtaagatttaaataaatgtgcttcCCTAATGGCAGTTATTTACAGTCTAATTCAATCTAGTCGCAACTGTGCTGAACAAGTGACGAGTCTGTGGGCGCTTCAGCACCCCGGGAGCGGACAGCTCCACTCCGCGCCCCTCCCGCAGTGCCGCAGAGGAGCCCAAAAAGCGGGAGCTCCTGCCCGATCCGACAGATCCCACCAGGATCGGAACCTTTCCTGCCCGATCCGACAGATCCCGCCAGGATCGGAACCTTTCCTGCCCGATCCGACAGATCCCGCCAGGATCGGAACCTTTCCTGCCCGATCCGACAGATCCCGCCAGGATCGGAACCTTTCCACCGAGCAGCAAGGCGACGGGAATTCGGGGATCGCTGGGGGGGACCAGGGGGGTGAGGAAATACTGCGCCGCACGGCAGCTGGGTCGTGCTGGAAATGTGTAGTTTAATCCCGTGGAATGCGTCTTTGATGGAAAAAGCCCGGCGTTGTGTTCGGTCCTGAGTCCATTCCCATCCGCACGTGGTAAGAATCCACTTTTCTGTGTGCACTGTTTTATGAAATTAACAATTGCAGCGGCATAACTCAtcaagtaataataattaatgagcAATATAGAGATATCAGTGCACGGGTACATTTTCTGGTGTGTGTTGTCGTGGCCACCGGTGTATGTGGACATTCACCCATTAAAACAAATTGGCTCTTTCAAAATGTTTGGTCAGCAAATTGGAAATaattcctctgggttctctgagCTCCTCTTTCTGGAGATTTTAAAAGCTTCCAACATGCTCCTACTGTATATGTGATTGATGATGATGGTTGTAAGGGTGTGAAAGATGGGCTGGAAATGAGCCATAGTGATTATGTGACCATATTTCTGTAGACTCGTTTTTAAGTTCCACATTTCAATCATCCACTGAGCATAGCAAGAAAAAAAGCCCAGTGTGTTAACCTGGTGTTTCCTGTTTAAAATCTCCTTTTCGTGAGTGATTGTGCTAGAAGTTTCGATGTGATGCCAGTTATCACCTGCTGCTGAATAACAGCCCAGAATGGCGGAAAGAGGGGAGATTGTGGCTGGTTTTGTTCCACTGAAAGCAATGTCACACCTTATCTCCAGGGCCAACACTGGAggtgtacatacagtacagatgAGCCTTTACACAGAGCTGACAGACAAGAGTTCAGGAGGCCAGAAGGCAACTTTTTTTCCAATTAATGTGCACTAAAGGATGTATGATGAAATTAACAAGAGAAATATTTCAAACCAAATGTACCACATTCTCAGCAGTGTTCTTATAAAAAGATAATGAATTTCTTACACATAATCATGATTTATTACATGCTAAAAGATATCTGTAGAGCATGTTTTAATGTGGTTCAATGGATGGTTTATTCATTATGGAATCTACTTACTGTTTTTGGTTCCTTAAAAGCAgtattgtattcatttttatattaaggtcatgaaaagaaacacGCTACAAAAGACAGACACTGAGGTAGAGTTTCATTTGGATGCTGTGTGATTTATAATTTACAAAACCAAGTTTTGTAAAGTGTGATCAGGTCACTGTAATAAAAGTATGTTTTGTTGCTGCCATCAAGTCTTAATAATTTCTATACGGATTTGTTAGgatttccaaaaatatttcaacaaCTTGCTTTTAGTATTTCACAATTTAGCTTTTAGTGCATGGATGAATGTCTGACTGTTCCTCTGTGGTGCTCACAATTCTGCAAAATgagctgtttttgtttgtttaccaCTTGACACTGACATCATAGTTGGCTTTAAGTGCAGCACATCTGCTTTTTAACAACCTGGATTGCTTTAATGTAGATTTCGCTCACATACACTTTGCTGGAGCCTTCATGCTTTCACTACTCTGTTGCCCCTGAAAAAACACCTTTCCGAACACTGTTGCATTCTTTCTAGTATTATGTGATTAACCGAATCTGATCCAATGTTATATGTTCCCAGCAGAAGCAATGACTGATTCTGTGGATAATCTCAAACAGGCCTGGTACATTCTGTGCATTCAGCATTTCACTGAAAGATTGTATGGTCTGATAAAATTCCGACAATCttgttgaaaatgtaaaagaacaTTTAGCGTATtaactttttgttcttttgatcCAATATAGTCCATACTTTAATACACATAACATATGCcacttttaaatgaattaaattttaaactttaataaaaaacattttactaaggattattaaaatatacttaatggcagataaaaaaaaactttttttgtgtattttatacttttttttgtatattaatatactttttttttgtatactgtACTTTTCCTAGGTATCCCACTGACATTAACTTTTTACAGCCTTGGCAATTATTATGTCCACAAGGACAGACATGACTGAGTGAAGCTGCTGggattattttattgtaatttcttttcattgttATCTCATCCCCGTTGTACCACTGGATAAGTGACGCAGATGTCCGGGAACTACCCACCTGCTCACCCTTCACCTCAGGAGGGTTTGGTAAACTATGTCACAAACACTTCCTTGGCACCGGAAGACACGGACTGGGAAGCACCCACCTTCACTCGAGCTGCGCAGTTCCGGGTCGGGGCCACCCTGGTGCTCTTCCTGTTTGCCGCCTTCAGCAACCTGGCGCTGCTGATCAGCATTTTGCATGGTAAGGGCCGACGGCTGGCCTCCCACCTCCGACCCCTCATCGTGAGCCTGGCAGCGGCCGATCTGATGATGACGTTCATCGTCATGCCTCTGGACATGGTGTGGAACGTGACAGTGCAGTGGTACGCGGGCGACACCATGTGCAAGCTGCTCTGCTTCCTCAAGCTGTTTGCCATGCAGGCTTCAGCCTTCATCATGGTGGTGATCAGTCTTGACCGACACCACGCCATCCTGCACCCCCTCAATTCGCTCAACGCCAACCATCGCAACAAGAGGATGCTGCTGCTGGCATGGATGCTGAGCCTGCTGCTGGCATCTCCACAGGTGGGTGCAGTCTGGATTGCTCTAAATCTAAAGGAAATAACTACATTTCCAAGGACAGTTGGCTTAATGATGAAAAAACAATTAGCCTTTTCTGAGTGAATCTCACAGTGTGACTGGTCTCCTGCTGGTGACACATGAATAAtagtgattgttttgtcattgtgatacacagccagTACAGCACACGACAAaacaaatttgtcctctgcatttaatccatcaccattttgtgagcagttggcagccacgAGAGGcgactggggagcagtgtgtgaggactgaACCttgatttgaacccgcaaccctttcaTTATGAGTTCCGACTAGCACGAACGCCTCACGAATGATGAAAAAATGCAGGAATCTCTAAGGTCAGATGGCCCCGCTGGGTCAGAGCAGAAAGTGTGCACCGAACAGGGTTTGAGAAGGTCACCCTGCTCCCTCGTCCATTCTTAAAATACCTCGCTATGCATTACTCTACCTCATTATTCCCCATCACCAATAGCAGACACTCGCTGTGTCATCTGTGGCATTTGTTAAGCTCTTTTTTTGGTAAAGCTGTCTCGTTGAACCCAACTGCCCTGTTCATTACAAAGATCTATAATGGGAATGACGTGGGGGAAGGGGGCTTCAAGGAACGTCAAGTTGAAGATTGAAAAGGAAGGAGGATCCCAGCAGATTAGGTAGAAGTTGGATCAATATAAAAATGAGCTGAGCCTTGTTCATTTAatagtttttcattaaaaaacctGTGTGAGCAAAATAATTGTGCAGCCTGTACATTTGTACTTTCAATTCAGAAAGTATCCAATGATGCGTCCACCCCGCAAAATCAATTTATGAATCTGCCAAAACAAATGAACCTCATCTGGTGTGAAAGAGGCGTCAGAGCTGCTGGGAGTTTTGTGTCCATACCTGGTGGGTGTATTAGTgacacaaattaacatttagtgATGAACAAATGGGGACGATACAACAGAAGAAAAGCTGCGGGAATGTGTTAAATGCACCGTGGCATAATGCCAAAGATGAAGAAAGTACAGGTTCTGTAGTCACCTACCtgtccaattaaaaaaaaaaaagatttttactGTTTGATTAATTTCGTTTACATTCTCAATTTTGCAACTTATCATTTAAATGTTGGATAATTTTTGTGAGTAACGCTTGCCATATATTTGCTTGGAATGTTTGCTTAGTTAATTTCATTCTCTCCTCAGCTGTTCATATTCCGGGCCATCAAGGCAGAGAGAGTTGACTTCACTCAGTGTGCGACCCATGGAAGTTTCCAGAAGCGGTGGCAGGAGACGGTCTACAACATGTTCCACTTTGTCACGTTGTATGTCATACCCCTGCTGGTGATGAGCTGCTGCTACACCCGTATTCTCATCGAGATCAACCGCCAGGCCCACAAAAACAAAGGTCGGCTCCAGTAAATGATGGAAAACTCATTTATTGTGTTAATTGCCTGTCAATGCCGGTCGAGTAGAATCAGAGTCTGCTTCATGGTTGTTGCTTCTTTCCAGCTGGAGAGTCATGCCTGAGGCGCAGTGGTACAGACATGATCCCAAAGGCTCGCCTGAAGACTCTTAAGATgaccatcatcatcgtcatgtCTTTTGTTGTCTGCTGGACACCCTACTATCTGCTGGGCATCTGGTACTGGTTCCAACCAGAGATGCTCAAGGTGACCCCAGAGTACATCCACCACATCCTTTTTGTCTTCGGCAACCTGAACACTTGCTGTGACCCAGTCATTTATGGTCTCTACACACCATCATTTCGAGATGATCTGAAGCGCTGCTGGTGTTGTAGGCCTCAGAACTCCTCCCCCCGCTCACTGGACCACCTCTCCACCCGACATGGCCGCCACAGCGGAGAGCAGGAGTCTGATGCTCCCAGTGTAAAGGGCCCAGAGGAGTAGACTTCTGATGTGACAAGATGAACAATTATCTGTGTGTATTCTCAAAGTTAATAATGTCCATGTCACAATTATGTGGCAATCTGTAGTGTTTTCAGTCTGCATCTCACTATGTGCTACACACATGCAGAACAGCCACCGTGTGCGGGAGAAACACTGTGTGTAGTTATTGTCACACCAAAGACACTACGAGGGGTTGTCGCCGTACGTTCAGTCGTTCTCCAGTTTGCTTCGTTTTGATgttgtttttgatgatctgactGTCGTGCTGGAAAATCAAACGCAGACGCTTACTGAGACGTTTACTAGTCATCTTATCATTTATTTGGTCCGGAGATTCTCGATATCTAATGAAACCAAATTTGCCAAATGTTAATATGCTGCAATTGTCTTTTCTCACATCTGATAGCTGCTAATAACTTTGTTAGTCTTGATGTTTCTCTTGAGTCATCCTGTTGAAGGTGTGAAGGTGTTTGGTCAGGAAAGTGGCTCAAATAGGAGACCTaagtttaaatattaaatacatttgtcaCAATGTGTTGTTAGAATACTCAATGATTTCTGTTTGATTAACGGAAATAGCGTATTAGTTATGATTTCTGCTGAACACCCAGGTGACTGCCCATAAAACactgtgtgtgattgtttcGTGAAGTTTCTTTTTCTTGGTTGGTTTCTTCCTTTCCCAGTCCAGAAGCAGGATGAACCCCCTCACTGTGGAAGACAGGACAGGCAACAAAAGCCAGTGAATCCACAGGTAGGGGAAAATATGTCCTGTGCGACAGTGATGCAGGATGGATGGATTCAACTGGgacgcaaacacacaaacagagtttTTTATCAGCAGAAGGTCACTGTAATGGCCTGTCACCACAGTTGAAAGGGACAAGGTACCGTCCTTATCTCTTTAACCCCCGAAAAGTATCAAAGTCAGACTTTATTTTTGCTCTAAATGAGGGCAAACAACAATCTaagattattataaaaagaCAGCTCCACCTGGCATTAGATGCATTCGTGTTAAAGGACTTCATTCATTGTGACTGTACAGATACAAAGCAGCATCCATGAAAGAAAAGCAGGAGTGACATTTATTGTGCACAATGTGGTGGTCTAAATGGAAAATCAAAGCAGTAACGTTCTGCTTTCTTCATCATAGTTCTGAATAAACACTAATATTCTCATGCACGTGGCTCCTGACTAGAAAATAGCTGTATTAATATGTGTAGCAAGAAGTGAGGATGTCCTGGTAGATCTTGCAGACAGATCTTGCAGACACCTTACCAGGTTTGCTCCAGACTGTGTGCCCCTCTCTGTATAGCCAGATTCCATGGCAACATCTCCAGTCCAGCCAGTTCACAATGAACTGTCCTCATTTAGTTTCTTTAGAATCTTGCAGATTTTTACcgttttttttatctatataaATTTGAAGAGTTTAAGTAAATTGGTTTAGGTAATAAGCTGAATAAACTGCATATACTGCCTGAGGACTGAACTTCAGAGGGACAGATCTGTGTCCATGTGAATTTCTTTTGTAATTCCACCTGCACGACTTATTGCAGATTGCAGGTTTGCAGTGAAGCAGAAGGCTGTGGAGGTGGACTGAGGGAGGATTGGACCCATTGCAGTGGGCTGAGGGAAGGGCTCGGCCTGGCTGCTCTGTGATGTGCTCACTGAGACAGACAGCTTGTCCATCTGCCTTACATCCGTGTTTTGCACACCACTGCAAAACATTAATTGAATTTCTGCTTTACGATGACACTAATTCAGAGTGTTCTGGGACATGCACCTTCatcagattatttcattttaatatgtaaGTTGCCTATGCTGGTTCAATAAGGACCACTTCAGATCAGGAGACATTAGGTACATGCTGAGATAGAGCAGCATGGGACCAAAATGTGACTGGGAGCCACAAGCTCACAAGCAATGGTATCTAAGCAACAGAAACATGTTTTCCTGCCAAACtttattaacagcatttatgAAAAGGCATCATGAGCTCAGGTTCTGGCACAAAGAGCAACAAGACTGGCCTTTATTTGgccttcattaaaaaatgaaaaggtaaTTTCAGATAAAGATCTGGATCcagtttgatttaaaaaaatctcacaatTGTGCCGCAGTTGTAGACTTCTGATTTCCAAGAACAGGCCACCCCTCTCTCACCCATCTCTTTCAGTGCCCAGACAGCGTGGTCTTTATTGCATTGTCCTATACGAAAGGCCAAGGTCGCAGGGTGCAGTTATTCATGCCagcaaaaaattatattataaagacatattatattaaatactTTCGAAGTCTGCCaatcaattaaaacaaaaacaattgtagtttttgcaataaattaaaagtgattaattgCAATAAATTGTCATGAACCCAAAACATGTTGCATGTTACAATGTTTTCCGCTACTAGTGTCTATTTATTTTGCCATGTAACATGACAATGATTGACATATTAATTATGACAGTTGTACTGTTTTTATAAAGGTTTAGAATTGCTGTTGACTTCGTTGCAGtcataatttaaaatgaagCTGTCCAGGTCAATAAATGCCACCATCTGTGCTGTATTCATTGCTTTGCTTTTCCCCAATTCAGACATAACGTGACAGTTCAGTTGAAACTGAAAAGAAAGGGATGGGTTTTGTTCTGTCCCCAGCATCCATAACAGACCGGTTGAGCCGCCATGGTGCCCCTCGTAATGGGAGCAGCCGAAGGGAAATGACAACTCTCACTTTGGCGGGTGTTGTTTCTTCTCTTATTTTGGTGGTGACATGATATCCtcaaatatctgaaaacacTGATCATTCACTGCTGTCAGCACACTTCTCAGCTCTACCCTCAGCTTGTCAGTAATGATGTTTGCAATGACTAAAGGGCTTCTTTTTGTGGATCCATAATCATAtataacaggtttttttttgttttcattggaAGGTtaacattgtcattgtcattgtctgTCTGACACACAGAGTGTGCAGTAATAAAAACTATGGGTAAAAATGATAATTTCAACTGACAGGCAGAAATGTTGCAGATCACAAAATCTACATTTTGGTCAACAAAAGCCATAGACAATTGAGAATTGAGAAGCTGAGTGCTCAGGTTTATATCAGTTACTATATCAGTTATGcagagcaaaaagaaaaatgtatttatagacTCCTTGAATAATACATGAAagtggaatgaggaagaagccAAGGTCAGAAGATGAGGATCTGACATCCATGTAGCACAAAAAGCCATTAAGGGGGCTCTATTGAATTCATTGCATAATGATTTCGAAATTTTATGATTGAACTGCTTATTTTCTATGACTTATCTACCAGCAAAGTTTTAAATGTCACTCTCCTTTTAAAAGGCATTCCCTTTGTTACCAACTAGATGCTACATAGTGTCATGTATGTTCTGTGAAATATGGCACagg
This genomic stretch from Denticeps clupeoides chromosome 5, fDenClu1.1, whole genome shotgun sequence harbors:
- the gnrhr3 gene encoding gonadotropin releasing hormone receptor 3; protein product: MSGNYPPAHPSPQEGLVNYVTNTSLAPEDTDWEAPTFTRAAQFRVGATLVLFLFAAFSNLALLISILHGKGRRLASHLRPLIVSLAAADLMMTFIVMPLDMVWNVTVQWYAGDTMCKLLCFLKLFAMQASAFIMVVISLDRHHAILHPLNSLNANHRNKRMLLLAWMLSLLLASPQLFIFRAIKAERVDFTQCATHGSFQKRWQETVYNMFHFVTLYVIPLLVMSCCYTRILIEINRQAHKNKAGESCLRRSGTDMIPKARLKTLKMTIIIVMSFVVCWTPYYLLGIWYWFQPEMLKVTPEYIHHILFVFGNLNTCCDPVIYGLYTPSFRDDLKRCWCCRPQNSSPRSLDHLSTRHGRHSGEQESDAPSVKGPEE